The Inquilinus sp. Marseille-Q2685 genome includes a window with the following:
- a CDS encoding ABC transporter ATP-binding protein: MSTLVEDRRSPIALPAPGETLLEVEGLRTWFPVGGGLFGKKGQHVRAVEDVSFALKRGEVVGLVGESGSGKTTVGRSVLRLTEPTAGSVRFAGTDILTLSRTAFQTYRREMQIVFQDPYASLNPRMTVGEIVGEALTIHGLSRGRQRPERIAELLRRVGLRPDAITRYPHEFSGGQRQRIGIARALAVEPSFIVADEPVSALDVSIQAQVVNLIQDLQRDLGLTMLFIAHDLSVVEYLCDRVIVMYLGRIMESAPARSLYTAPRHPYTRALLSAAPVPDPTVRRERILLQGDIPSPISPPSGCVFRTRCPHAIPDCATVVPSLREVAPGHAKACIRDDL; this comes from the coding sequence ATGAGCACGCTTGTGGAGGACCGCCGCAGCCCCATTGCCCTGCCGGCGCCGGGCGAGACCCTGCTCGAGGTCGAGGGGCTGCGCACCTGGTTCCCGGTCGGCGGCGGGCTGTTCGGCAAGAAGGGCCAGCATGTCCGCGCGGTCGAGGACGTGTCCTTCGCGCTGAAGCGGGGCGAGGTGGTCGGCCTCGTCGGCGAATCCGGCTCCGGCAAGACCACGGTCGGCCGGTCTGTGCTGCGCCTGACCGAGCCCACGGCGGGATCTGTGCGCTTCGCCGGCACCGACATCCTCACGCTGTCCCGTACGGCCTTCCAGACCTATCGGCGCGAGATGCAGATCGTCTTCCAGGACCCCTATGCCAGCCTGAACCCGCGGATGACGGTGGGCGAGATCGTCGGCGAGGCGCTGACCATCCACGGCCTGTCCCGCGGCCGGCAGCGACCGGAGCGGATCGCCGAGCTGCTGCGCCGGGTCGGCCTGCGGCCCGACGCGATCACCCGCTATCCGCACGAATTCTCCGGCGGCCAGCGCCAGCGCATCGGCATCGCCCGGGCCCTGGCGGTCGAGCCCAGCTTCATCGTGGCGGACGAGCCGGTCTCGGCGCTGGACGTGTCGATCCAGGCGCAGGTGGTGAACCTGATCCAGGACCTGCAGCGCGACCTGGGCCTGACCATGCTGTTCATCGCCCATGACCTGTCGGTGGTGGAGTATCTCTGCGACCGCGTGATCGTGATGTATCTCGGCCGGATCATGGAATCGGCGCCGGCCCGGTCGCTCTACACCGCGCCGCGCCACCCCTACACCCGCGCGCTGCTCTCGGCCGCGCCGGTGCCAGACCCGACGGTGCGGCGCGAGCGCATCCTGCTGCAGGGCGACATCCCCAGCCCGATCAGCCCGCCCTCGGGCTGCGTCTTCCGCACCCGCTGCCCGCACGCGATCCCGGATTGCGCCACCGTGGTGCCGTCCTTGCGCGAGGTGGCGCCGGGCCACGCCAAGGCCTGCATCCGGGACGACCTGTAG
- a CDS encoding ABC transporter ATP-binding protein → MAAAGPDADTILSVKDLRTWFDTEDGPIRSVDGVTFHIRRGETLALVGESGSGKSVTSLSLMRLIPTPPGRIAGGEMLFAGRDGRPRDLAKLSEAEMRRIRGNDIAMVFQEPMTSLNPVYPVGDQIAEAVQLHQGLSRRQAMETAAQMLELVGIPAARRRLKDYPHQMSGGMRQRVMIAMALCCRPALLIADEPTTALDVTIQAQILDLMRRLQAEIGMSILFITHNLGVVAEMADRVAVMYGGRVVEEGGVVEIFKSPRHPYTIGLLNSVPHTDYAALDCGESRRLEAIPGNVPSPRKLPPGCTFAPRCRHAIEACAAAVPPLADTGGGHMSRCIRWSELA, encoded by the coding sequence ATGGCGGCGGCCGGGCCAGACGCCGACACGATCCTGTCGGTCAAGGATCTGCGGACTTGGTTCGATACCGAGGACGGGCCGATCCGCTCGGTCGACGGCGTCACCTTCCACATCCGCCGCGGCGAGACCCTGGCGCTGGTCGGCGAATCCGGCTCGGGCAAGAGCGTCACCAGCCTGTCGCTGATGCGGCTGATCCCCACCCCGCCTGGCCGCATCGCCGGCGGCGAGATGCTGTTCGCCGGCCGCGACGGCCGGCCGCGCGACCTGGCGAAGCTGTCGGAGGCGGAAATGCGCCGCATCCGCGGCAACGACATCGCCATGGTGTTCCAGGAGCCGATGACCTCGCTCAATCCCGTCTACCCGGTCGGCGACCAGATCGCCGAGGCGGTGCAGTTGCACCAGGGCTTGAGCCGTCGTCAGGCGATGGAAACGGCGGCGCAGATGCTGGAGCTGGTCGGCATCCCGGCCGCGCGCCGGCGCCTCAAGGACTATCCGCATCAGATGTCGGGCGGCATGCGCCAGCGGGTGATGATCGCCATGGCGCTGTGCTGCCGCCCGGCGCTCCTGATCGCGGACGAGCCGACCACGGCGCTGGACGTCACCATCCAGGCCCAGATCCTGGACCTGATGCGCCGGCTGCAGGCCGAGATCGGCATGTCGATCCTGTTCATCACCCACAATCTCGGCGTGGTGGCCGAGATGGCCGACCGCGTCGCCGTCATGTATGGCGGACGGGTGGTGGAGGAGGGCGGCGTGGTCGAGATCTTCAAGTCGCCGCGCCACCCCTACACCATCGGCCTCCTGAACAGCGTGCCGCACACCGACTACGCGGCGCTGGACTGCGGCGAGTCCCGGCGGCTGGAGGCGATCCCCGGCAATGTGCCGAGCCCGCGCAAGCTGCCGCCCGGCTGCACCTTCGCGCCGCGCTGCCGCCACGCCATCGAGGCCTGCGCCGCCGCCGTGCCGCCGCTCGCCGACACCGGCGGCGGGCACATGTCGCGCTGCATCCGCTGGAGCGAGCTGGCATGA
- a CDS encoding copper homeostasis protein CutC, translating into MTATPLIEICVEGLDGFLAAQEGGADRVELCASLIEGGLTPSIGTILEVKARARIPFHVIIRPRGGDFLYSDTEFASMLADVKALRELGVPGIVIGCLTADGRIDEDRTAQLVREARPMKVTCHRAFDMTRDPEEALEALIRCGVDRVLTSGQRPDAMAGLAILKRAVEQAGDRIVVMGCGDLDEANIAEVRRATGLKELHFAALRTEPSGMVYRNPEISMGGTELEREYTNTVTDPERVRATIRAARA; encoded by the coding sequence ATGACCGCCACTCCCCTGATCGAGATCTGCGTCGAAGGCCTGGACGGGTTCCTGGCGGCCCAGGAGGGCGGGGCCGACCGGGTCGAGCTGTGCGCCAGCCTGATCGAGGGTGGGCTGACCCCGAGCATCGGCACGATCCTGGAGGTCAAGGCCCGCGCCCGCATCCCGTTCCACGTCATCATCCGGCCGCGCGGCGGCGACTTCCTGTACAGCGACACCGAATTCGCCAGCATGCTGGCCGATGTGAAGGCGCTGCGGGAGCTCGGCGTGCCCGGCATCGTCATCGGCTGCCTGACCGCGGACGGCCGGATCGATGAGGACCGCACGGCGCAGCTGGTGCGCGAGGCGCGGCCGATGAAGGTCACCTGCCACCGCGCCTTCGACATGACCCGCGACCCGGAGGAGGCGCTGGAGGCGCTGATCCGCTGCGGCGTCGACCGGGTTCTGACCTCGGGCCAACGGCCGGACGCCATGGCCGGGCTCGCGATCCTGAAGCGGGCGGTGGAGCAGGCCGGCGACCGCATCGTGGTCATGGGCTGCGGCGACCTGGACGAGGCCAACATCGCCGAGGTCCGCCGCGCCACCGGCCTGAAGGAGCTGCACTTCGCGGCGCTGCGCACCGAGCCGAGCGGCATGGTCTATCGCAACCCGGAGATCAGCATGGGCGGCACCGAGCTGGAGCGCGAATACACCAACACCGTGACCGATCCGGAGCGGGTGCGCGCCACCATCCGGGCCGCGCGCGCCTGA
- a CDS encoding M81 family metallopeptidase, whose product MASLPRIVVGGIHTECSTYSPVLATEADFRVLRGDVLTADPSFALLRDYDAVFLPTLHARAIPGGPVARATYEAFKAEFLERLAALGPIDGLYLAMHGAMNVEGMEDAEGDWITAARAAVGPDCPISASYDLHGNVSQRIIDALDMFSTYRTAPHIDVEETKRRACSMLMRRLTEGVKPLLMWVPVPVLWPGERTSTVDEPAKSLYAQLPAVDAIDGILDASMMVGYVWADEPRATAAVIITGTDPAAMEREGTRLAQAYWDARDDFVFGSRTGTVEDCVGWAVASATRPVILADSGDNPTGGGVGDRADLLRALLARDAQDVLIAGIADRPATESCFAAGTGARLRLSIGATLDTKGSQPVEAEAEVLVLDPGADAADRQALVRIGGIRVVLTARRRPFHNIADFTRLGVHPAEVAILVVKSGYLSPELAPIANPNLMALSPGVVDQDVEHLPRRRTIRPTFPFDRDFDWQPRPVWSARSLKTLGR is encoded by the coding sequence AGCACCTACAGCCCGGTGCTGGCGACCGAGGCGGATTTCCGCGTGCTGCGCGGCGACGTCCTGACCGCCGACCCGTCCTTCGCCCTGCTGCGGGACTACGACGCCGTCTTCCTGCCGACGCTGCACGCCCGCGCCATCCCCGGCGGTCCGGTCGCCCGCGCCACCTATGAGGCGTTCAAGGCCGAGTTCCTCGAGCGGCTGGCGGCGCTCGGCCCGATCGATGGCCTCTATCTCGCCATGCACGGCGCCATGAATGTCGAGGGCATGGAGGATGCCGAGGGCGACTGGATCACCGCCGCCCGCGCCGCGGTGGGGCCGGACTGCCCGATCAGCGCCAGCTACGACCTGCACGGCAATGTCAGCCAGCGCATCATCGACGCGCTCGACATGTTCTCCACCTACCGCACCGCGCCGCATATCGATGTGGAGGAGACCAAGCGCCGCGCCTGCAGCATGCTGATGCGCCGCCTGACCGAGGGCGTGAAGCCGCTGCTGATGTGGGTCCCCGTGCCGGTGCTGTGGCCGGGCGAGCGCACCAGCACGGTGGACGAGCCGGCGAAGTCGCTCTACGCGCAGCTTCCCGCGGTCGACGCTATCGACGGCATCCTCGATGCCTCGATGATGGTCGGCTATGTCTGGGCCGACGAGCCGCGGGCGACCGCCGCGGTCATCATAACCGGCACCGACCCGGCGGCGATGGAGCGCGAGGGCACCCGCCTGGCGCAAGCCTATTGGGATGCGCGCGACGACTTCGTCTTCGGCAGCCGAACCGGCACGGTGGAGGACTGCGTCGGCTGGGCCGTCGCCTCGGCCACCCGGCCGGTGATCCTGGCCGATTCCGGCGACAACCCGACCGGCGGCGGAGTCGGCGACCGGGCCGACCTGCTGCGGGCGCTGCTGGCGCGCGACGCGCAGGACGTGCTGATCGCCGGCATCGCCGACCGCCCGGCCACCGAGTCCTGCTTCGCCGCCGGCACCGGCGCCCGGCTGCGCCTGAGCATCGGCGCGACGCTCGATACGAAGGGTAGCCAGCCGGTCGAGGCGGAGGCCGAGGTGCTGGTCCTCGACCCCGGCGCTGATGCTGCGGATCGCCAGGCGCTGGTCCGCATCGGCGGCATCCGGGTGGTGCTGACCGCGCGGCGCCGGCCGTTCCACAATATCGCCGACTTCACCCGGCTGGGCGTGCATCCGGCCGAGGTGGCGATCCTGGTGGTCAAGTCCGGCTACCTGTCGCCGGAGCTGGCGCCGATCGCCAATCCGAACCTGATGGCGCTGTCGCCCGGCGTGGTCGACCAGGATGTCGAGCACCTGCCGCGCCGGCGCACCATCCGCCCGACCTTCCCCTTCGACCGCGATTTCGACTGGCAGCCGCGCCCGGTCTGGTCCGCCCGGTCGCTCAAGACTCTCGGCCGATGA